Below is a genomic region from Paenibacillus rhizovicinus.
CGCGGTCGGTTTCGTGCTCGACTACGAAGGCTGCCGGATTTATCATGTCGGGGATTCGGAGCTGACGGAAGAGCTGCTGCATGCCGCCGGCGATATGGAGGCGGACTGCATCGCGGTTCCGATCAACGGTCGCTGGGGCAACATGAATGCGGACGAAGCCGCGTCGCTAACGATTCGTTCCGGCGCACGGCTGGCGATTCCGATGCATTTCGGCATGTTCGCCGAGAACACGGCCGATCCGGCTTCGTTCGTTGCGGCGATGCAGGAAGCGGGAGCGGCTTCGGTTGAGATTGCGATTCCGGAGCAGGGACGCGTGCAGGGGATCGTTCGCGGCTAATGCGGTCTGCCACAAAATAATCGTAGTCCATTTCGCATTCAAAACGGGACGAAGCAGAACGCTGCTTCGTCCCGTTTTCTTGCGCTAGGCGGCGCGGCGTTGAGCGAGTTTGCGCTGTGTGAGTTTCGAGGCGGATCATGCAGAAACGCGCGATGTGATAACGGAAATTGAACGCGAGTTGAGCAAGCAAAGACAAGTGTTTGCGCGCGGCGGAGGCCATAAGAAAGGGAAGGCAGCACAAAGAAACCCGACGATAACGATCGTCGGGTTTCTGGCTATTCCAAGGCACTCGCTAGTGCTTTCGCTCTTCTGAGAAGGGTAAGAAGGGTAAGATGGGTGTTAACAAACAGAGATGCCTCTACCAGGCTCCTCATAATAGTAGTATACCAACCCGGGAATTATAAGTCTAGGCGAGCAGTCATTTTTTGGATAAAGTTAAGGATGCCGGCCGGCATGAGAGTGACCATTCCAAGCTACAAAGGAGACCAAAGCGCATGCATCCAAACGACTGTCCGCTCGCAACGGTTCAGCATGTGGAAGAGAGTATCGTTGCCTACTTGTCTCGATTAGGGAACGTCTTCAAGGTGTTCGACCAACAGGATTCCGGCTGCATTTCTTACGGCGTACATGCCGCGGGACGCAAGTGGTTCGTCAAGTATTCGGAACGACCGGAGGCGATCGTCTTCCTGCGCAATGCCGCTGCCTTTCACGGTGACGTGCAGCATCCCCTCATCCCCAAGCTGCTTAATGTCTTCAAGCCTGCCGAAGGGCTGGCTCTCGTTTACGAGTGGGTAAGCGGCGAAGTGCTGGGTACGCCGGAATTCCCCGGCGCGGCAGGACGCAATCACCCGGACTCGCCGCATTATCGTTTCAGGCAGCTACCTGCGGCCGTCATCACCGCTGTCCTCTCCGCGATGTACGACTTGCATGTCTACTTAGAGCGCCGGGGCTATGT
It encodes:
- a CDS encoding protein kinase family protein, which produces MHPNDCPLATVQHVEESIVAYLSRLGNVFKVFDQQDSGCISYGVHAAGRKWFVKYSERPEAIVFLRNAAAFHGDVQHPLIPKLLNVFKPAEGLALVYEWVSGEVLGTPEFPGAAGRNHPDSPHYRFRQLPAAVITAVLSAMYDLHVYLERRGYVAVDWYDGCMIYDFERSELHLCDFDYYVKGAFVLEMDRLFGSSRFMAPEEFVRGSRIDHVTNVYTMGAAAFVFLAEDGSRDPGRWRASERLYQVALKAASPDREKRYGSISEFHAAWLAAI